GCTCCTCGCCGGGCCGCGGCCCTCGAAGGAGGTCACCATGGGCACTGCGGCACGCCCCGGCTTCGACACCGAAACACTGCGCCAGGGCATCGAAGGACAGGCAGAGACTCTGCTGTCGCTCTACGCCGACGACGCCGAACTACGCGTCGTGGACCGCAACACCCAGCCGAGCCACCCCAAGGTCCTGCACGGCCGTGACGAGATCGCCGAGATGCTGAACGACGTCTACAACCGCGAAATGACGCACAAGCTGGAGCGGTGTGTCGTCCAGGGCGACCAGGCCGCCTTCAGCGAGTCCTGCGAGTACCCGGACGGGGTGCGTGTCCTCGCCGAGTCGATGGTGTCGCTGCGCAACGGCAAGATCGTCGACCAGACCCTCATCCAGGCCTGGGACGAATAGGAGGGCAGGAGGGACGCGTTAGGCTGGACCCGGGCCGTGACTGGCGCTGAGGTGGAGCACCACCGGGGAGCGGCCCGCACCGTGGATGCCGTGCGCCTGGGCGATTTCCGTTCGAACCTGCCCAGGAGTGGATCATGTCTCAGGCCCGGCTCATGGACGGCACCGCGCTCGCCCGGCGGATGGTGGAGGAGACCGCCGAGCGGGCGGCCGACCTCACCGAGCGCACGGGGCAGGCGCCCTGCCTGGCGACCGTGCTGGTCGGTGAGGACCCCGCGTCCGTCACCTACGTCCGGATGAAGCGGAACCGCTGCCGCAAGGCGGGCATCGAGTCCCGCCATGTGGCGCTGCCCGCCGCCACGACCACCGAGGAACTCGTCGGCACCCTCCGCTCCCTGTCGGACGACCCCGCCGTGCACGGCATCCTGCTCCAGCACCCGATGGGCACGCACATCGACGAGCGGGCCGCGTTCGAGGCGATCGCTCCCGAGAAGGACGTCGACGGCGTCACCCTCGCCTCCTTCGCCACCATGAGCTTCGGACTGCCGGGCTTCGTGTCCAGCACACCCGGCGGGATCCTCCGGCTGCTCGACGAGTACGACATCGACCCGGCCGGCCGGCGGGCCGTGGTCGTGGGCCGCAGCGCGATCCTGGGCAAGCCGGTCGGCATGCTGCTGCTCGCCCGCGACGCGACGGTGACCTACTGCCACTCCCGCACCCGGGACCTGTCCGCGGCCGTCCGCGAGGCGGACATCGTGGTCGCCTCCGTGGGGCGGCCGCGGCTGATCCGGGGCCAGGACATCAAGCCCGGCGCCGTCGTGATCGATGCCGGGTACAACCCCGGCAACGTCGGTGACGTCGACTTCGACTCCGCCGTGGAACAGGCCTCGCTGATCACGCCGGTGCCGGGCGGCGTGGGCCCGATGACCATCGCCACGCTGCTGGAGCAGACCACGGACGCCGCCGCCCGGCAGCTCGGGGCGCTCGGGGTGTGATCAGCATCCGCCGGGCGGGGCCGTGCGCCGGTGGGGACTCGGGCGGGGCGTCGCCGGCCTGCTGCCTGCTGGGCGGCGCCGCGGTGGCCGAGGTGGTGCTGATGGTGTGTCCGGCCTAGGGACCCTCCGACGGCTGGAGCCGCGCCTACCGAAGAGCCGGGACCGTTCGTGATACCCGCAGTTCCGTGAGATACCGCTTGGTGACCCGGCCTCCGTACCGCCTGTCGATCAGCCCGGCGATGCACTCCAGCAGTCCATCCCTGGCCTCCGGCGGCAGCGCCCGGTGGCCGGAGTAGGTCCGCAGCACCTCCAGGTACTCCGCCGTGGTGTACGTCAGGTCCCACTCGTAACGCCGGAAGACGACAGGGCCGAACCGGCCGCTGCGTGCGACCTCGTCCGCGTGATCCGAGGTGTCGACGTCCTGTGCCGCGGGAGGTCGCAGCCCCGGAGGGGTGGCCGGATCGAAACGCTCGTAGCAGTCCTGGACCTCGACGAAGAACTCTTCGCTGCCGCCCGCCACGTGCTGCGTGGCGACCACGGAGAGGGCGCCACCGGGCCGCAGCGCGTCGGCGGCTTTCGCCATCCTCACCGCCGGATCGATCCAGTGGAACGCCGTCGCCGAGACGACCGCGTCGAACGGCTCCTCGGGCAGTGTCCAGGTCTCGAAGTCCGCCGTCACGATCTCCACCGCTTCGAACCCGGCCAGGTTGCGCCGGGCCACGGCGGCCATGTCCGTGCCCAGCTCGACGGCGATGATCCGGCAACCGCGCTCGGCGAGCGGCAAGGTCGCCTTGCCGGTCCCCGCCCCTACCTCAAGGACACGACAGCCGGGGCCGGTGCCGGCCACCTCGGTGAGGTCGTCGAACAGCTCAGTCGGGTACCCGGGCCTGGCCCGGTCGTACAGCTCCGCGTCCTCGTCAAAGGTCCGGCTCAGGTGAACACGGCGCGTTTCGTCAGGCGTGTCATCGCGCATGGCAGCACACTAGGGCCTGTCCGGCGTTCAAGCCGGAGCCCCGGGGCTCCGCAGACCACCCCCGCCCCGGGAGACGCCCGGCTCCCAGCCTGCCGGCCGCAGAATTCCCAGCAGCTGCCGGACCAGTTCGTCGACGACCTCGTCCAGCGTCGCGTCCACCCACCCGGCGTTCCAGTCGTGCAGCAGACCGTTGACGCTGCCGATGAACGCCGCCGCGGCGAGCCGGTAGTCGCGCGGCACCGCCTCCCCGCGCTCCACGGCCGCCTCCGCCTCGGCGCGCACGAGCTCCACCCAGCGGGAGCGGCGGGCAAGCCGCTGCTCCTCGAGGCGTGGGCTGACGCCGATGATCTCGACGAAGGTGATGCGCACGCGGCGCGGATCGCCGGAGACGTTCGCGGCGTACGCGCGGAAGAGCGCGGCGACGCGTTCGGCGAGGGGCAGGTGCTCGGCACCGGCCACGGCGGCCAGGACCGCCTCCTCCGCCCAGGCGTTGACCTGAAGGTGCAGGGCGGCCAGCACGTCCTCGAGGGTGCGGAACTCCTCGTAGAACTGACGGGTCGACAGGCCCGCGGCCTCGCTGAGCGCGGCGACGGTGGTGGCGCGGTAGCCCGGGCTGTCCCCGAACAGCTGGAGCGCCGCGTCCAGGAACCGGCGTCGCCGCTCGGCCTGCCGTTCCTCGGCCGACTTTCCGCCGTACCGGCCGGTCGGCGCCTTGAGTCTGCCCGTCACCGATTCTCCCAACTCCCGCTCCACCGTCCCATGATCCGCCCCGCGGCCAATTTTGTCGTGTACGCAGTCTTGTGCAGAAGGGCGACCCTTCCTTACTTTGCAGTAAGTTGACTCTGAATCCAGCCGTGTTCAGATTCTCCCCCTGTTTTGGCATGTCCTACTCATGACCCCACCCGCAGAGGAGAGAGCAGTCATGCCTGCTTTCCGTCCCAGGCACCTGTGCTCGGTAGCCGCCGCCCTCGTGCTGACCGTCTCCGTCCCCGCGACCGCCGCCACCGCCGCCCAGGACTCCTCGGCCGCCCTGCGCGAGGTGATGTTCGTGGGCAACAACTGGGACGGCACCGCCGATGTCATCAAGTCCACCGGGGACTTCGCGAAGATCGGCCGTATCAATGTGATCCCCGACAAGGACCAGCGGATGGCGGAGATCAACGCCGATCCGATCCGGTGGATCGCCTTCATGACCATCCGCAACAGCGTCGGCGAGGGTCACGACCAGTTCGTCGACGACATGTACTCCACGCCCGACGGCAAGTCGGTGGTCGTCTCGCGGCCGAGCTTCGCCGACGTCGTCTCGATCGACCTCACCACCGGGAGCATCAACTGGCGTTTCCCCGTGTCGGGTTATCGTGCCGACCACATGGCGGTCTCCCCCGACGGCAAGCGGGTCGCGGTGTCGGCGTCGACCGGGAACACCGTGCACGTGCTGGACATCGTCACCGGCAAGCAGCTCGGCTCGTTCGCCACGGGCGACAAGCCGCACGAGAACATCTTCACCAAGGACGGCAAGTACATCTGGAACATGGCCATCGGTGATGTGAACACCGCGACCGACGCCCCCTGGTTGGACTGGACGAAGGGCAACCGGCGCATCACCGTCGTCGACGCGACCACGTACCAGCAGGTCAAGGTCATCGACATGCGGGAGCGGCTGGACGCGATCGGTCTCAAGGACTACTCCGACGCGGTCCGGCCCGCGGTCTTCTCACCCGACGAGTCCAAGCTGTACTTCCAGGTCTCGTTCTTCAACGGCTTCTTCGAGTACGACATCGCCACCGACAAGATCACCCGAACGAAGACCCTGCCGAAGAACCCGGCGACCAGCGACGACCGCACCACGTTCGTCAACGACTCGCGTCACCACGGCATTTCGATGAGCCCGGACGGCTCCAAGCTGTGCGTGGCGGGCACGATGGACGACTACGCGACCGTCGTCGACCGCGCCACCCTCCAGCAGGGCCCGCTGGTCACCGCCTCCAAGCCCTACTGGGCCACCGTCAGCGGCGACGGCAAGAGCTGTGTCGTCTCCGAGAGCGGCACCGACCAGGTCACGGCGATCGACTTCGCCACCGGCCGCAAGACGGTGTCGGTACCGGTGGGCGACCATCCGCAGCGCGTACGGCTCGGTCACGTGACCGCGGGCTGGTCGGGGCCGGCTTCCTGACGCTGAGTCCGTCAAACCCTCGTCGGTTCAGCCCGTCAGCCGCTCGACGGCCTTGACCGTGCGACCCGCTCCGTCCTCGGTCGCCATGTGCTGTGCGGCGACCGAGGCGGCGCGCGCGTAGGCCTGTTGCCGCACGGCCTTCCCGAGTGCGTCGGCGAGCCCTTCGGCGGTGAGGGTCTTGAAGGGGATCGGCGCGGTGGCGGCACCGAGCGCGGCCAGCCGCCCCGCCCAGAACGGCTGGTCCGCCGTCACGGGCACGGGCACCGCGGGCACCCCGGCACGCAGCCCGGCCGCCGCGGTGCCCGCCCCCGCGTGATGCACCACGGCGGCGACCCGCGGAAACAGCAGGGCATGCGGTACGTCCCCGATCGTCAGGACGTCGTCGCCGTCGGCCACGAGCCCGGCGCTGCCCGTCTGGAGGATGCCGCGCAGCCCGGCGCGCCGGAGTGCCCGTACGGCGATGTCGCTCAGCCGCTCTCCATGGCCGGCCGCCATGCTGCCGAACCCGATGAACACCGGCCTGGGACCGGCCGCGAGGAAGTCCTCCACCTCCGCGGGCAGCCGCCGGTCCGTGTCGACGTACGGCCACCAGGTGCCCACCACTTCGAGGCCCGGCCGCCAGTCGGAGGGGCGCGGCACAAGTGCCGTACTCATGCCGTGCAGGACCGGCCAGTGAGCCCGTTCCTGTCGTCGGCGCATCGCGTGCGGGGCGAGGGGAGGCAGCTCCAGGCTCCGGCGCAGTTCGGTGACCGCCCGGGTGTAGAGGCGGTCGGCCATGCGCAGGGCGAGACGTCCTGCCGTACGGTTGCCGAGGCGGCCCAGCGAGCGAGTCCCCGTGACGACGGGCGGGAAGTCGCCGGTCGGTGCGGTGGGTTGGAGGTAGGCGCCGACGGCCGGGATGCCGGTGGCCTCGGCCAGGTGCCAGCCGAGCGGAGCCGTGGTGGTCGACAGCAGGAGCAGGTCGGCGCCCTGGGCCACCGCGTCCGCGAAACCCTGTCCGAGTTCGGTGACGAACACGGCCGCGGTGCGCATGAGTTCCCGCTTGTCAGCCGTGCCCCCTCCCCCGGTCTCCGCGCGGGCGGGGAGACCGCGGAACTCCAGCCCGGCCTCCCTCACCAGCGGCTCGAAGGTGTCCGCCGCGGCGAGGGCGACTTCGTACCCGGCCAGGCGCAGCTCGGCGCCGAGTCCCGTGTACGGCGCGATGTCGCCACGCGATCCGGCCGCGGCGATCAGGATCCTCATCTCTCCTCCTGGGAGTCGGCGAAGTCTGCGGAGTCGACGAGCGATGCCTCGCGGCGGGAGGCGTTGGCGTGGACTGCCTTGCCCAAGTAGGCCGCGAGACCGGGCCGTTGCCGTGCGGGTGGGACGACGAGGGCGAAGGCGCGCGGGTCGGCGATGAAGTCGTCCGCGAGGCGCCGGTGCATGTCGGGCGGGCACGTGGTGAACCAGCGGGTGATGTGCTGCCGGTGCTCCTCGGCGAGGTCCATCGCCCGCTCACCGTCACTCGGCTCCCCCACGTCGAAGGCGGTGAGCAGCCGCTCGCGCCATGCGGCGGCCTCGCCCATGAGCTGCCGCCAGTCCTCCTTGCTGTGGGCCGCCGCGCGCGCCATAGACTCACGCTGCCCCTCCGAGCCGGCCCACTTCATCTGCGCCTCGGTGGCGTAGCTGAGGTCGAAGCTGATCTCGCCGAAGACCTCGAAGCGCTCCTGGGGTGTCAGGGACACCCCCGTCTGCTGGACCTCGATGGCCCGCTCGGCGACCTCGGCGAGCCGCTGGAGCCGGGCGATCTCGTCGGCCAGCTGCCGTTGCCGGGCCCGCAACTGCTCCAGGGCGTTCGCCTGCGGGTCCTCGAGGATGGCGGCGATCTCGTCGAGGGAGAAGCCGAGTTCGCGGTAGAAGAGGATCTGCTGGAGCCGGGCCAGATCGGCGTCGTCGTAGAGCCGGTAACCCGCCCGGCTGCGGGCGCCCGGCGTGAGCAGGCCCGTCCTGTCGTAGTGGTGCAGCGTGCGCACCGTGATTCCGGCGAAGGACGCGACCTGCCTCACGGAGTAGCTCATTCACCTGCCCTTTCGTCAGGGTCCAGCCTCAACCCTGACGTAAGGAGAGGGTCAAGCGGGTTCATTTGACGCGCTGTGCCGCCCACGCCGACAGCTCGGACCGGGCCGCGTTCAGCAGGTCCGCCGAGGGTGCCGTCGCCCCGTTGGTGACCAGCGCGTAGTGCAGGACATCCTGGTCCGGCGCGGTGAGCAGGAGGCGGCGGCTGCCCGTGCCGCCCGGCTCGCGGGCTGCCGCGATCGGGGTGGTCCGGGTGTACGCCGGCGGGCCGTAGGACGTGCCCAGGTCGGAGACGACCGTGGTCGTCGAGGTCGGGAAGGACGCCGGGAGGTGCAGTTCGGTGGGCGCCGAGGTGCCGTCGGAGCGCCACAGCAGGAGCCCGTACTGCCCCGAGCCCACCAGCCGGGCGACGTTCGGGAGCGAGCTCGGTACGGGGTTCCAGGTCAGGGTCGTGGAGCCGTCCCGGGAACGGTCCTCGTAGGTGAAGCCGACGGTCGTGCCGGCCGTGGCGCTCGGGTAGAGGCGGTCGAGGAGCCGGCCGTCCTGACGCAGCGTCGGCTTCCCCGAGTCGTCGAGGCGTACGGCCGACAGGTCCTCGTCGTTCCAGGCGTCGCCGGAG
The nucleotide sequence above comes from Streptomyces sp. NL15-2K. Encoded proteins:
- a CDS encoding glycosyltransferase; amino-acid sequence: MRILIAAAGSRGDIAPYTGLGAELRLAGYEVALAAADTFEPLVREAGLEFRGLPARAETGGGGTADKRELMRTAAVFVTELGQGFADAVAQGADLLLLSTTTAPLGWHLAEATGIPAVGAYLQPTAPTGDFPPVVTGTRSLGRLGNRTAGRLALRMADRLYTRAVTELRRSLELPPLAPHAMRRRQERAHWPVLHGMSTALVPRPSDWRPGLEVVGTWWPYVDTDRRLPAEVEDFLAAGPRPVFIGFGSMAAGHGERLSDIAVRALRRAGLRGILQTGSAGLVADGDDVLTIGDVPHALLFPRVAAVVHHAGAGTAAAGLRAGVPAVPVPVTADQPFWAGRLAALGAATAPIPFKTLTAEGLADALGKAVRQQAYARAASVAAQHMATEDGAGRTVKAVERLTG
- a CDS encoding MerR family transcriptional regulator, yielding MSYSVRQVASFAGITVRTLHHYDRTGLLTPGARSRAGYRLYDDADLARLQQILFYRELGFSLDEIAAILEDPQANALEQLRARQRQLADEIARLQRLAEVAERAIEVQQTGVSLTPQERFEVFGEISFDLSYATEAQMKWAGSEGQRESMARAAAHSKEDWRQLMGEAAAWRERLLTAFDVGEPSDGERAMDLAEEHRQHITRWFTTCPPDMHRRLADDFIADPRAFALVVPPARQRPGLAAYLGKAVHANASRREASLVDSADFADSQEER
- a CDS encoding bifunctional 5,10-methylenetetrahydrofolate dehydrogenase/5,10-methenyltetrahydrofolate cyclohydrolase, encoding MSQARLMDGTALARRMVEETAERAADLTERTGQAPCLATVLVGEDPASVTYVRMKRNRCRKAGIESRHVALPAATTTEELVGTLRSLSDDPAVHGILLQHPMGTHIDERAAFEAIAPEKDVDGVTLASFATMSFGLPGFVSSTPGGILRLLDEYDIDPAGRRAVVVGRSAILGKPVGMLLLARDATVTYCHSRTRDLSAAVREADIVVASVGRPRLIRGQDIKPGAVVIDAGYNPGNVGDVDFDSAVEQASLITPVPGGVGPMTIATLLEQTTDAAARQLGALGV
- a CDS encoding nuclear transport factor 2 family protein, whose protein sequence is MGTAARPGFDTETLRQGIEGQAETLLSLYADDAELRVVDRNTQPSHPKVLHGRDEIAEMLNDVYNREMTHKLERCVVQGDQAAFSESCEYPDGVRVLAESMVSLRNGKIVDQTLIQAWDE
- a CDS encoding YncE family protein; amino-acid sequence: MPAFRPRHLCSVAAALVLTVSVPATAATAAQDSSAALREVMFVGNNWDGTADVIKSTGDFAKIGRINVIPDKDQRMAEINADPIRWIAFMTIRNSVGEGHDQFVDDMYSTPDGKSVVVSRPSFADVVSIDLTTGSINWRFPVSGYRADHMAVSPDGKRVAVSASTGNTVHVLDIVTGKQLGSFATGDKPHENIFTKDGKYIWNMAIGDVNTATDAPWLDWTKGNRRITVVDATTYQQVKVIDMRERLDAIGLKDYSDAVRPAVFSPDESKLYFQVSFFNGFFEYDIATDKITRTKTLPKNPATSDDRTTFVNDSRHHGISMSPDGSKLCVAGTMDDYATVVDRATLQQGPLVTASKPYWATVSGDGKSCVVSESGTDQVTAIDFATGRKTVSVPVGDHPQRVRLGHVTAGWSGPAS
- a CDS encoding TetR/AcrR family transcriptional regulator; protein product: MTGRLKAPTGRYGGKSAEERQAERRRRFLDAALQLFGDSPGYRATTVAALSEAAGLSTRQFYEEFRTLEDVLAALHLQVNAWAEEAVLAAVAGAEHLPLAERVAALFRAYAANVSGDPRRVRITFVEIIGVSPRLEEQRLARRSRWVELVRAEAEAAVERGEAVPRDYRLAAAAFIGSVNGLLHDWNAGWVDATLDEVVDELVRQLLGILRPAGWEPGVSRGGGGLRSPGAPA
- a CDS encoding class I SAM-dependent methyltransferase, translating into MRDDTPDETRRVHLSRTFDEDAELYDRARPGYPTELFDDLTEVAGTGPGCRVLEVGAGTGKATLPLAERGCRIIAVELGTDMAAVARRNLAGFEAVEIVTADFETWTLPEEPFDAVVSATAFHWIDPAVRMAKAADALRPGGALSVVATQHVAGGSEEFFVEVQDCYERFDPATPPGLRPPAAQDVDTSDHADEVARSGRFGPVVFRRYEWDLTYTTAEYLEVLRTYSGHRALPPEARDGLLECIAGLIDRRYGGRVTKRYLTELRVSRTVPALR